A genomic stretch from Mastacembelus armatus chromosome 12, fMasArm1.2, whole genome shotgun sequence includes:
- the lin54 gene encoding protein lin-54 homolog — translation MDVVSPELNSLLPDEIMDTEAIEDVPQSQPDETAVQSEPSDDTSVPMETDTPLASENLSLCSDATSTEPTQALTTSATTGNPIAVSISSTPSPLLTLKPALATSTAATITTDSVTGTIVSTSGLQKLTAPFTISPANHQIILNKVASSQATEAAKSAGTPQVIKQEGQKLLVTAIGKSGQPIVLQLPHTGSKPGASQTSGDTKPQTPQFKVVTLGARSELKPVVGSAGNQVTTLQPQQLKTVQIAKKTPTSSAAPIKFIITKTVNSKGLSSPTSVPPVIAGRVLTQTSPVMPPRTITLSEPHNTSIQSIAGKKIAISPLKTPSKVTVVSVASPTSNASQKSVALPVNVALGQQILTVQQSTSGSPVKLATSQTTTQNIKPVQSLAVGGVGGSQFKTIIPLATQPNVQQIQVPGSKFHYVRLVTATTASSIGQASGPSTSSIQTAKPMVVNTGAVRMSVPIVPAQPMKQVAPKPLTSAAQIVTTTQTQQRLIMPATPLPQIQPNFTNLRPGTVLAPAPGGGNVGYAVVPAQYVTQLQQSPFVTLAGSSGFPASTGVQTQARLPLNGLSTAEATSRPRKPCNCTKSQCLKLYCDCFANGEFCNNCNCNNCFNNLEHETERLKAIKTCLDRNPEAFKPKIGKGKEGESDRRHSKGCNCKRSGCLKNYCECYEAKIMCSSICKCIGCKNFEESPERKTLMHLADAAEVRVQQQTAAKTKLSSQISDLLMRTTPVNSSGGGRLPYTFVTKEVLEATCECLVEQAKKAEQTFQSQAEAERMILEEFGHCLMRIISSAGKAKADSASISC, via the exons ATGGATGTGGTTTCACCAGAGCTCAACAGTCTCCTTCCTGATGAGATCATGGATACTGAGGCCATAGAGGACGTCCCTCAATCCCAGCCCGACGAGACTGCAGTCCAGTCAGAGCCCAGTGATGACACATCTGTCCCGATGGAAACAGATACACCCCTGGCTTCAGAAAATCTGAGCCTCTGTTCAGATGCCACATCAACAGAACCCACTCAGGCTCTTACCACCTCCGCCACAACAGGAAATCCGATTGCTGTCTCAATTTCTAGCACGCCATCACCCCTTCTTACCCTTAAACCAGCTCTGGCTACTTCCACAGCCGCCACCATAACTACAGATAGTGTGACTGGAACTATTGTGTCTACAAGTGGGTTACAGAAGCTCACAGCTCCGTTCACCATCTCTCCCGCAAACCACCAGATTATTCTAAACAAAGTGGCCTCATCTCAAGCCACAGAAGCAGCAAAGTCTGCAGGTACTCCCCAGGTCATCAAACAGGAAGGACAAAAACTATTGGTTACAGCAATAGGAAAGTCGGGGCAGCCTATTGTGCTGCAGTTACCGCACACAGGTAGCAAGCCTGGTGCTTCACAGACTTCAGGAGACACAAAGCCTCAAACTCCTCAGTTTAAAGTGGTCACTCTTGGTGCAAGGTCAGAGCTGAAGCCAGTGGTCGGGAGTGCTGGCAACCAGGTGACCACATTACAGCCCCAACAGCTTAAGACTGTACAG ATTGCTAAGAAAACACCAACATCCTCAGCTGCACCAATCAAATTTATCATCACAAAAACTGTCAACAGCAAAGGTCTAAGTTCTCCAACATCAGTTCCTCCTGTTATTGCAG GACGGGTCCTGACACAGACTTCCCCAGTGATGCCCCCAAGGACTATTACTCTGTCAGAGCCCCACAACACTAGTATACAAAGCATAGCTGGCAAAAAGATCGCAATTTCACCTCTCAAGACTCCCAGCAAG GTGACTGTAGTATCTGTGGCTTCCCCGACTTCCAACGCCTCTCAGAAGTCAGTAGCGCTGCCTGTCAATGTAGCACTTGGCCAGCAGATCCTCACAGTCCAGCAGTCCACATCTGGATCTCCAGTCAAGTTAGCCACCAGCCAAACCACAACACAG aaTATCAAACCAGTGCAGTCTCTGGCTGTGGGAGGAGTCGGGGGCTCTCAGTTCAAGACCATCATCCCTCTGGCCACCCAGCCAAACGTGCAGCAGATTCAGGTGCCAGGAAGCAAGTTCCACTATGTCCGTCTGgtcacagcaaccacagcaagcAGCATAGGACAGGCCAGTGGCCCCAGCACGAGCTCCATACAGACAG CTAAACCTATGGTGGTCAACACGGGGGCAGTGAGGATGTCTGTTCCAATCGTCCCAGCACAGCCCATGAAACAG GTGGCACCTAAGCCCTTAACATCAGCTGCACAAATAGTCACCACCACTCAGACCCAGCAACGCCTGATCATGCCTGCAACTCCACTACCCCAGATCCAGCCCAACTTCACCAACCTCCGTCCAGGCACCGTCCTGGCACCAGCTCCTGGAGGCGGGAACGTGGGCTATGCAGTTGTGCCAGCACAATACGTCACACAG CTCCAGCAGTCACCATTTGTGACCCTTGCCGGCAGCTCTGGTTTCCCTGCTTCCACTGGTGTCCAGACTCAGGCCAGATTGCCCCTGAATGG CTTGTCAACAGCAGAAGCGACGTCGCGGCCAAGGAAACCGTGCAACTGCACCAAGTCGCAGTGTCTCAAACT ATACTGCGACTGCTTTGCAAATGGAGAGTTTTGTAATAATTGCAACTGCAATAACTGCTTCAATAACCTGGAGCATGAAACAGAACGTCTCAAAGCTATAAAG acGTGTCTGGACCGGAACCCAGAGGCCTTTAAACCTAAAATTGGTAAAGGCAAAGAGGGAGAGTCAGACCGTAGACACAGCAAAGGCTGCAACTGCAAACGCTCAGGCTGCCTGAAGAACTACTGCGAGTGCTACGAG GCGAAAATCATGTGCTCGTCCATTTGTAAGTGTATCGGCTGCAAGAACTTTGAGGAGAGTCCGGAGAGGAAGACGCTGATGCACTTGGCCGATGCAGCGGAAGTGAGAGTGCAGCAGCAGACTGCAGCCAAAACCAAGTTATCCTCACAGATCTCAGACCTGCTCATGCGGACGACACCTGTTAATTCCAGTGGTGGTGGGAG